One genomic region from Torulaspora delbrueckii CBS 1146 chromosome 4, complete genome encodes:
- the TDEL0D04980 gene encoding HAD family hydrolase — MPLTAKPLTLKVNAALFDVDGTIIISQPAIAAFWRDFGKDKPYFDSEHVIQVSHGCRTYDMIAKYAPDYSNEEYVNKLEGEIPDRFGQHALEVPGAVKLCKALNAMPKPKWAVATSGTRDLARKWFGLLHIDRPKYFITANDVKQGKPHPEPYLKGRDGLGYPINKEDPSKSKVVVFEDAXAGIAAGKAAGCKLIGLATTFDKEFLIERGCDLVIKDYNSVDVSYNAETDELEFLFKDYLYAKDDLLKW; from the coding sequence ATGCCATTGACTGCCAAACCACTAACTTTGAAGGTAAACGCCGCTTTATTTGACGTCGATGGAACTATTATCATCTCTCAGCCAGCAATTGCTGCCTTTTGGAGAGACTTTGGTAAGGACAAACCATACTTTGACTCAGAACATGTCATCCAGGTATCGCATGGTTGTAGAACTTACGATATGATTGCCAAATATGCCCCAGATTACTCTAACGAGGAGTATGTCAACAAGCTGGAAGGTGAAATCCCAGATAGATTTGGACAACATGCTCTTGAAGTGCCAGGTGCTGTTAAATTATGCAAAGCATTGAACGCTATGCCCAAACCAAAATGGGCTGTTGCCACTTCTGGTACCCGTGATTTGGCTCGTAAGTGGTTCGGCCTACTGCACATTGATAGGCCCAAATATTTTATTACTGCCAATGATGTTAAGCAAGGTAAACCACACCCAGAGCCTTACTTGAAAGGAAGAGATGGGTTGGGATACCCAATTAATAAAGAAGACCCCTCGAAGAGTAAGGTCGTAGTATTTGAAGATGCTCNAGCTGGGATAGCCGCCGGAAAGGCCGCCGGTTGTAAGCTCATTGGCCTTGCTACCACTTTTGACAAGGAATTTTTGATCGAGAGAGGTTGCGACCTTGTTATTAAGGATTACAATTCTGTGGACGTTAGCTACAATGCAGAGACCGATGAACTTGAATTTCTATTCAAAGATTATTTGTACGCCAAAGAcgatttgttgaaatggTAA
- the IRA2 gene encoding Ras GTPase activating protein IRA2 (similar to Saccharomyces cerevisiae IRA1 (YBR140C) and IRA2 (YOL081W); ancestral locus Anc_3.124), whose amino-acid sequence MSNKDSPEMVRSLVKHLFFERILPVLPVESYLKTYGEVEANETFSMCRSVIMDVSLAQDVNAVVEETITLIELILREGDIIGENISPEAVQSILALIRLLSDSLEYFWDHAEVTQLSKAMGEALDDVYERQKRLFSGSMLGYSTHRPCFHSSSPAPLKSELATRLLETCTRIKFNTESIRMLKDMSFHLYGSTSIVAGSILPAYQAYLKDKNHPSYAEKVDLTVDYILRFLAASNPTEFTTYLKIKVLKPLLENHVSIEIKVIQHLNLFGCVFLSRKNLTRYLETIKNLSNTMKKSIYHCLLLYYASKALTFWMMARPKEYTEIFRYLKDSRSSEVSTPDSNSHSTTASYNEEVERCKAISQLASSIFDDIYSSFNISTLLSAVNSYHSNSSPQSASSSFTQSPSQFQAPPSAAASFPSSGPFSPPLYSTIPQSSTPPSLTNLSGMENSPQQSSSETLGKSSVQDSTVYPTSIEDSPSHTKRALEVRQSRTSGVPHLKNILDLYTTADSSESLSHSSVLKFLTTLVVLDMDVFTELNATCFRNIADPRKGEENASEVEEKEKIQGGIRHLTHGLKRLTTLPVAKKKGIKFMTMLMRNLGGSLLVTDTAFLDTMRALLTFFTVSSSFALVDDTIPSVVFAKRLFPALALNLDLGKDWNSEAKINPYLQKCLLRHPRFYGRSQIEVFAAAIQLDQSEFLDHLHLEELTANLSLKKLSLYTEGFRIFFHLPSTRILRKGTAKKTSDFFKSLLFKIPDTLMKSFPYFDDRVADIVTSILDGSIIEELGERNLFLSSSQSSTSSFMSSSSPSQSTSGPSPPGGMNIDMHLIGHPLGWTQSNNSSSSDTSSTNLPVGQTDHQFSHLVAPRAHRVSGTLKKNLLFSSPSGLDSERGQQATRTHTEVMQDSPSNITRNARSPLSQARSRRASDENYAKASNHFSITENLLNTALEEYDDARRIMINIFSIFKRLTNYFIIPRVERTNEEWASADFRNIIKPIFVAIIDSDDNLQQTAESFMDVLINYIPSFSEGSSQATIQGYYYLCSYTVALFSTALFDLKLTNNKREVVLHIIVKFLKVRTHLAKMSEGLNFPCALLDAESETFPLISGTLGRALMMSLFSNKSSVQKLLKTAYGEFYQVIKFHEKTVGSIPAPWLDNLGFAGAMSQDNYVTSGSVAFQRRLRLNILKFIKRPDAILLDSMEVIYKKWLSLSRSKLLSQEELADFRSFAGILASMCGVLLAIGDENSPHLKDLRVQVTTEMDVFIKKQCQWLNHPDLLTRENSRDILSTELHPLALNLLFSNLKAKIDDLSSVDLSQSDHDLSFVLLEQVIIILRTILRRDDDDKILLLFSLDVINFIDQLVEIVNKIPYESAKFYKAIIHMSKMFRAFEVAEKYLAVTGHYELKNKWLKLVTNWFNLTVDKDYDLPNLAKPHREMDLKRRDFDYLYIDTLIESSRALAFLTQDVPLEIAPSVSEEELRRSRFVVFGNYFSILLKGLEKSTDIEKFPASLKHKISILNENVITALTNLSNANVEAGFQHSLPMGYQPKNKSIRLAFLKVFINIVSNYQAKKTHTVKLKMAAMDEVILHLIKHPYLVLKTATICPPADIEACAAGLVNAFDARNASYILVKDLVAEEIKNAPRHMDILRRNSIATRALSLFSRLKGNEYLVRTLNPVLSELLDKGEFFEIEKAQPDSKKQVALFVKYMKKLVDAITNSIPFFPPELLIICQTIYESVNKKFPDYTYVAVGSFVFLRFVCPALVSPESENIVDIPQPQCKRPFITLAKVIQSIANGSDNLARWPLLEPEADFLKDCSCQIFDFLKDVCRTDRTVSIPVNLDPHPVSYEFNFLHRYFYTHELEIRRALLEDYRSFSEFESLKYFWLMIDRDLAVLGQPKMEFKNEIPSFIKDNMDEYPQLYEFMSSHAFRDVGALNSGISFAHESMSADGLPILTLTFRRFSSNGVDVETVVYRTFQIYARIWTSKHFLVLDCTEFDEQEIDVKKLTSLFASLLPPIALKNCKGYFYFNIGENFMNKWGRLLGQSNPYITHSVPQHFVNSYTDPELAKSLGLSGQSLEVLQDVRVTLNDVTLYDSKLKRFTPISLKIGNKYFLILHETSKHYKIQGWDKLLDIKFNDVYEIGKVTSVDITSTTGVKNEFTVNLTGSRTLVFSSSKYLEIVKLFYYALDRIEEEYVNEDQAPATKHDVNERENLERYDILCHIFLNVWVGLCGDDDVIRSVAYNLLAVTQETFNVDCGSHFRQSPEVYVLNYCCTFGCLISEALARTAPELTAFVFKYFLEAIENKMITQVSVPQTIACLSYWTPNIYKDVYRVNAEEGPEAASRIIRALIRLTVSDPSFTTLYVQQIWLVLVIEGSLTPLIVEELINHALDRDSEGRDWSSALSILNGSPTIDMASLIIGKLMKIIKSFLPSLKLEASTHSWSELLIVVNMSIPIFFENTLITQMFLPETLFIISLLIDVGPTKIRTSLHALLMNVSHSLTLNDAITEEQKRMLDEVCTTLSRQRSKFMFGFSQDKGRVLQNFSAASFASKFAALEHFIKSLMRLIDCSSVTEAPQWKTRFKKYLIDTVFNSDSFLSARAMMILGIVGKTSTSESLCRHLLCETMKVIAEPQVTDELIFLQIAHIFTYSKLVQGIDTSLDLLKQLFWLSAAVVESPHPVVFEGGLLFMSNTLACLYQSHFESKNDEPSLTSTLIRYRNFANTLLEELESLGGAVWDEQNFTHNTLALFSRGLSISTAKSAALESLQSLFGNSYREHGMNPESRHYLCYMFFLYLFLAPEQFTETLRVAGIEDEMVDLHDNNKIPKVLADWLSSDKCCPNITLYQGAILFSSSVSDEPCKLKFALIMRFLMKARPTTIFRIYVVVREELRRIAALDLTSDCVAVSFDIIRLLVKYPEFNNMEKFHSEIVQTIKQRGLQAVTKIDEYDQSSTDLFTKLEANADLIYNWKRLITMILSRMTCFV is encoded by the coding sequence ATGTCGAATAAGGATTCACCAGAGATGGTGAGATCACTGGTCAAGCATTtgttttttgaaagaattctgCCAGTACTCCCGGTAGAGTCTTATCTAAAGACATATGGAGAAGTGGAGGCGAACGAAACGTTTTCAATGTGTCGATCTGTGATCATGGATGTATCGTTGGCGCAGGACGTGAATGCCGTGGTCGAGGAAACAATTACTCTGATCGAGTTGATTCTTCGAGAGGGAGATATCATCGGGGAGAACATTAGTCCAGAGGCTGTACAATCGATCCTGGCGCTTATCAGGCTGCTCAGTGACAGTTTAGAGTATTTTTGGGACCATGCAGAAGTGACACAGTTGTCCAAAGCTATGGGCGAAGCACTAGATGATGTTTACGAGAGGCAAAAGAGGTTGTTTAGTGGTTCTATGCTAGGTTATTCGACACATAGACCGTGTTTCCATTCCAGTTCACCCGCTCCTTTGAAATCTGAACTCGCTACTAGATTGTTGGAGACTTGCACAAGGATCAAGTTCAATACAGAATCTATTCGCATGCTAAAGGACATGTCTTTTCATCTCTACGGGAGCACTTCAATTGTCGCAGGAAGCATTTTGCCGGCTTACCAAGCTTACTTGAAGGACAAAAACCATCCAAGTTATGCAGAAAAAGTGGATCTAACAGTGGATTACATACTTCGGTTTCTGGCGGCTTCTAATCCAACAGAGTTCACAACTTATCTCAAGATaaaagtcttgaaaccGTTATTAGAAAATCACGTTAGCATTGAGATAAAAGTTATACAACATCTCAATCTTTTTGGATGCGTCTTTCTCAGCAGGAAAAATCTAACTAGATATCTGGAGACCATTaaaaatctatcaaataCCATGAAGAAGAGCATATATCATTGCCTCCTATTGTATTATGCTTCCAAAGCATTGACGTTTTGGATGATGGCACGACCAAAGGAATACACTGAAATATTCCGATATTTGAAAGATAGTCGATCGAGTGAAGTCTCAACGCCTGATTCTAATTCCCATTCAACAACAGCTTCTTATAATGAGGAGGTAGAGCGGTGTAAGGCGATCTCCCAATTGGCTTCGTCTATCTTTGACGATATCTATTCCTCCTTTAACATTTCCACATTGTTGTCAGCTGTCAACTCTTATCACTCTAATTCCAGTCCACAATCTGCATCATCCTCTTTTACACAATCACCATCACAATTTCAAGCTCCTCCAAGCGCTGCAGCAAGTTTCCCTTCCTCTGGGCCATTCTCTCCACCTCTTTATTCTACCATTCCACAGTCTTCTACCCCACCATCATTGACCAATTTGAGCGGAATGGAGAATTCTCCACAACAAAGCTCCAGTGAAACTTTGGGCAAATCTTCGGTTCAGGACTCAACTGTTTATCCAACAAGTATAGAGGATAGTCCATCTCATACGAAGAGAGCCTTAGAAGTAAGACAATCAAGAACTTCAGGTGTCCCGCATCTGAAGAATATACTTGATCTCTACACCACGGCAGATAGCTCAGAATCATTATCCCATTCCTCCGtcctgaaatttttgacgACATTGGTTGTTTTAGATATGGACGTTTTCACAGAATTAAATGCTACATGCTTTAGAAATATAGCCGATCCTAGAAAGGGTGAAGAGAATGCGAGTGAAGTGGAGGAAAAGGAGAAAATTCAAGGAGGAATCAGGCATTTGACTCACGGTTTGAAAAGGTTGACTACTTTGCCTGTAGCGAAAAAAAAGGGAATCAAGTTCATGACCATGTTAATGAGAAACCTTGGAGGGTCTCTTTTGGTTACCGACACTGCATTCTTGGACACGATGAGAGCTTTACTGACGTTTTTCACAGTCAGTTCGTCTTTTGCATTGGTCGATGACACAATACCGTCAGTAGTATTTGCTAAGAGACTATTTCCCGCTTTGGCTTTGAACCTGGATTTGGGCAAAGACTGGAACTCCGAGGCCAAGATTAACCCATACTTACAGAAGTGTCTTTTGAGGCATCCAAGATTCTATGGTCGGTCCCAAATAGAGGTTTTCGCTGCAGCAATTCAGTTAGATCAAAGCGAATTTTTGGACCATTTGCATCTCGAAGAGCTTACGGCAAACTTGAGcctgaagaagttaagCCTCTACACAGAGGGTTTTAGAATCTTTTTTCACCTACCAAGTACGAGAATATTGCGAAAAGGAACAGCTAAGAAAACGTCTGACTTTTTCAAGAGCCTGCTCTTTAAGATTCCAGATACTTTGATGAAGTCGTTTCCATACTTTGACGACAGGGTTGCCGATATTGTGACGTCGATACTGGATGGATCTATtattgaagagcttggaGAAAGAAACCTTTTTCTGTCCAGTTCGCAATCTTCGACATCATCTTTCatgtcatcatcatcaccatctcAATCAACGAGCGGACCATCTCCTCCAGGTGGCATGAACATTGACATGCATCTAATAGGCCATCCTTTAGGCTGGACACAATCAAATAACTCCAGCAGTTCTGATACAAGCTCAACAAATCTTCCAGTGGGTCAAACCGATCACCAGTTTTCTCATTTGGTGGCTCCTAGGGCACATCGCGTCTctggtactttgaagaaaaacctattgttttcttctcctaGTGGTTTAGACTCAGAAAGAGGTCAGCAAGCCACTCGCACTCACACTGAAGTAATGCAGGACTCACCCTCAAATATCACTAGGAATGCTCGTTCACCGCTGAGTCAAGCAAGATCAAGGAGAGCTTCTGACGAAAATTATGCTAAAGCTTCCAATCATTTCTCTATAACGGAGAATTTGCTGAATACTGCTTTAGAAGAATACGACGATGCCAGAAGAATTATGATCAACATTTTCAGCATATTTAAGAGGTTGACAAATTACTTCATAATACCGCGTGTTGAGAGAACGAACGAAGAGTGGGCATCAGCAGACTTCAGGAATATTATTAAGCCAATCTTTGTCGCAATTATAGACTCTGATGATAATTTACAACAAACAGCAGAATCATTCATGGACGTTTTAATAAACTACATTCCAAGCTTCAGCGAGGGTTCTTCACAAGCGACGATACAGGGTTATTATTACCTGTGCAGTTACACAGTGGCTCTCTTTTCTACTGCTCTTTTCGATCTAAAACTCACTAACAACAAACGAGAAGTGGTACTTCATATCATTGTaaagtttctcaaagttaGAACGCACCTAGCCAAGATGTCCGAGGGCTTGAATTTCCCCTGCGCACTTTTAGACGCGGAATCGGAAACATTCCCTCTAATTTCTGGTACATTGGGAAGGGCTCTAATGATGTCTTTATTTTCGAACAAAAGCAGTGTTCAGAAGCTTCTGAAAACAGCGTATGGCGAGTTCTATCAGGTGATAAAGTTCCACGAAAAAACCGTGGGAAGCATTCCAGCTCCATGGCTAGATAATCTCGGATTTGCTGGCGCAATGTCTCAGGATAACTATGTTACATCAGGTTCTGTCGCGTTCCAACGTCGTTTGAGACTGAATATTctgaaattcatcaaacGTCCAGATGCAATCCTTTTGGATTCGATGGAAGttatttacaagaagtGGCTGAGCTTGTCTCGGTCGAAATTGTTgtctcaagaagaactgGCCGACTTCAGGAGTTTTGCGGGAATCCTGGCATCTATGTGCGGTGTTCTCCTGGCTATCGGGGACGAAAACTCACCCCATCTCAAGGACTTAAGGGTGCAGGTAACAACCGAAATGgatgtcttcatcaaaaagcaGTGTCAATGGTTGAATCACCCCGATTTGCTGACTAGAGAAAATTCCAGAGACATCTTGAGCACAGAATTGCACCCGTTAGCTCTCAACCTGCTTTTCTCCAACCTGAAggcaaaaattgatgatcTCAGTAGCGTCGATTTATCTCAATCAGATCATGATCTGTCCTTCGTTTTGCTGGAGCAGGTTATTATCATACTAAGAACCATATTAAGGAGGGATGACGACGACAAAATACTTCTTTTATTCTCACTCGACGTTATTAacttcatcgatcaattggttgaaatCGTCAACAAAATTCCTTATGAGTCAGCCAAGTTTTATAAGGCGATAATCCATATGTCAAAAATGTTCAGAGCCTTTGAGGTTGCAGAAAAATACCTCGCTGTGACAGGTCATTAcgaattgaagaataaaTGGCTGAAGTTGGTTACTAACTGGTTTAATCTGACTGTTGACAAAGATTACGACCTTCCTAATCTCGCCAAGCCTCACAGAGAAATGGACTTGAAGAGGCGTGATTTCGATTATTTGTATATTGATACCCTTATCGAGTCATCAAGGGCGTTGGCCTTTCTCACCCAAGATGTACCGCTCGAGATCGCGCCATCTGTctcagaagaagaactaaGAAGGTCGAGATTTGTCGTGTTCGGTAATTACTTCAGTATTCTTTTAAAGGGCCTAGAAAAAAGTACTGACATTGAGAAGTTCCCGGCTTCGCTGAAGCACAAGATCagtattttgaatgagaatGTAATTACTGCCTTGACCAACCTGTCAAATGCTAACGTGGAGGCCGGCTTTCAGCATTCGTTGCCAATGGGCTACCAGCCAAAAAACAAGAGTATTCGACTTGcctttctcaaagttttcaTTAATATTGTAAGCAACTACCAAGCTAAAAAAACCCATACggtgaaattgaagatggcTGCTATGGATGAGGTCATATTACATCTGATTAAGCACCCCTACTTAGTGCTCAAGACTGCTACCATCTGCCCTCCAGCCGATATTGAGGCATGCGCGGCGGGACTAGTCAATGCCTTCGATGCTCGAAACGCTTCCTATATTTTAGTAAAAGATCTCGTTGCAGAAGAGATTAAAAATGCTCCAAGGCATATGGatattttgagaagaaatagcATTGCCACAAGAGCCCTATCGCTTTTTTCGAGACTCAAAGGTAACGAGTATTTGGTTAGAACGTTGAACCCAGTTCTTTCAGAGCTTTTAGACAAGGGCGAGTTCTTCGAAATAGAAAAGGCTCAACCTGATTCCAAAAAACAAGTGGCACTTTTCGTCAAGTATATGAAGAAACTAGTAGACGCCATTACCAACTCTATACCATTTTTCCCACCTGAATTGCTGATCATCTGCCAGACCATATACGAATCGGTCAACAAAAAGTTTCCAGACTATACATACGTAGCCGTGGGTTCATTTGTGTTTCTACGGTTTGTTTGTCCTGCCTTAGTGAGCCCCGAATCCGAGAACATCGTTGACATACCTCAACCCCAATGTAAGAGAcctttcatcactttggCCAAGGTTATCCAAAGCATTGCGAACGGTTCAGATAATTTGGCTAGATGGCCTCTGCTAGAACCCGAggcagatttcttgaaggattGCAGCTGCCAGATTTTCGATTTTCTGAAAGATGTGTGCCGAACAGACCGTACCGTTTCCATTCCTGTCAATCTAGATCCTCATCCAGTGTCTTATGAGTTTAACTTTTTGCATAGATACTTCTACACACACGAGCTAGAAATCAGGAGGGCGTTACTAGAAGACTATAGATCATTTAGTGAGTTTGAGTCGCTCAAATACTTCTGGCTTATGATCGACAGGGACCTGGCTGTGCTCGGCCAGCCAAAGATGgagttcaagaatgaaatcCCCTCGTTCATCAAGGATAATATGGATGAATATCCACAACTTTACGAGTTCATGAGTAGCCACGCATTTCGAGATGTTGGTGCTCTCAATAGTGGCATATCTTTTGCTCACGAGTCAATGTCAGCCGATGGCCTTCCTATTCTAACCCTAACGTTCAGGAGATTTTCAAGCAACGGTGTTGATGTAGAGACGGTCGTTTATCGGACGTTCCAAATATATGCGAGAATTTGGACTTCAAAACATTTCTTAGTTTTGGACTGTactgaatttgatgagcaAGAGATAGAtgtgaaaaaattgacatCACTTTTCGCTAGTTTACTACCTCCGATTGCTCTCAAGAACTGCAAAGGTTACTTTTATTTCAATATTGGCGAAAACTTCATGAATAAATGGGGAAGATTACTTGGCCAGTCTAATCCTTACATCACTCATAGTGTTCCTCAGCATTTTGTCAATAGCTATACCGATCCCGAGCTCGCTAAATCACTGGGTCTGTCCGGTCAGAGTCTTGAGGTTTTGCAAGATGTTCGTGTCACTCTGAATGACGTTACGCTATACGATTCCAAACTGAAAAGATTCACGCcaatatctttgaagatcgGTAACAAATATTTCCTGATATTGCATGAGACTAGCAAGCACTACAAAATTCAAGGATGGGATAAATTGCTTGACATAAAATTCAACGACGTCTATGAAATAGGGAAAGTTACATCAGTCGATATAACGTCTACTACAGGTGTTAAAAACGAGTTTACCGTTAATTTGACTGGCTCCAGGACTTTGGTGTTTAGCAGCTCAAAATACTTGGAAATAGTGAAACTATTTTACTACGCCTTGGATAGGATAGAGGAGGAATACGTCAATGAGGACCAAGCCCCTGCTACAAAGCACGATGTCAATGAAAGAGAGAATCTAGAGCGCTATGACATTCTTTGTCacatctttttgaatgtcTGGGTAGGGTTATGTGGTGATGACGACGTCATCAGATCAGTCGCTTACAACCTACTGGCTGTCACACAAGAAACATTTAACGTTGACTGCGGATCTCATTTCCGTCAGTCACCCGAAGTGTACGTTTTGAACTATTGCTGCACTTTTGGATGTTTGATATCTGAGGCGCTGGCCAGAACAGCACCTGAACTTACGGCTTTTGTTTTTAAGTACTTTTTGGAGGCGATTGAAAACAAAATGATCACGCAAGTATCTGTTCCTCAAACCATAGCCTGCCTTTCTTACTGGACCCCAAACATTTACAAGGATGTTTACAGGGTTAATGCCGAAGAAGGCCCTGAGGCCGCTTCAAGAATTATACGAGCACTAATCAGACTAACTGTATCAGACCCAAGTTTCACAACATTGTATGTGCAGCAGATTTGGTTGGTATTAGTGATCGAAGGGAGTTTAACACCACTCATAGTCGAGGAGTTGATAAATCATGCACTTGATAGAGACTCAGAGGGTCGTGATTGGTCCTCGGCTTTGAGTATACTTAATGGGTCGCCAACAATCGATATGGCTTCGCTGATAATAGGCAAACTTATGAAGATAATCAAGTCGTTTttaccatctttgaaattggaagcGTCGACTCACAGCTGGTCTGAACTTCTGATTGTGGTGAACATGTCTATCcctatcttctttgaaaatacCTTGATCACTCAGATGTTCTTGCCAGAAACTCTTTTCATTATATCTTTACTGATAGATGTGGGCCCGACTAAGATACGCACATCTCTTCATGCGCTGCTCATGAACGTCTCTCACTCCCTAACATTGAATGATGCTATCACGGAAGAACAAAAGCGGATGCTAGACGAGGTGTGTACTACGCTGTCACGTCAGCGCTCGAAGTTTATGTTTGGCTTCAGCCAGGATAAGGGTCGTGTACTACAAAATTTTAGTGCCGCATCTTTTGCTAGCAAGTTTGCCGCTCTAGAACATTTTATCAAAAGTCTGATGCGTTTGATCGATTGTTCATCTGTAACCGAGGCCCCACAATGGAAAACGAGATTCAAAAAGTACTTGATCGACACGGTTTTCAACAGTGATTCATTTCTTTCAGCGCGTGCAATGATGATTCTCGGTATAGTCGGCAAGACATCTACGTCGGAATCGCTTTGCAGGCATCTTTTATGTGAAACTATGAAAGTGATTGCAGAGCCGCAAGTGACCGACGAGCTGATCTTTTTGCAAATAGCGCATATTTTCACCTATAGTAAGCTCGTTCAAGGTATAGACACATCCCTTGATTTACTGAAACAATTGTTTTGGCTCTCAGCTGCGGTGGTCGAATCACCCCATCCAGTGGTTTTCGAAGGCGGGTTGCTTTTCATGTCGAATACTCTGGCCTGTTTGTACCAAAGTCACTTcgaatcaaagaatgaCGAACCCTCCTTGACCTCTACCCTGATTCGGTACAGAAATTTTGCCAACACGCTACTGGAGGAGCTTGAGTCTTTGGGGGGTGCAGTATGGGATGAACAGAACTTTACTCACAACACTTTGGCACTGTTCAGCCGCGGGCTTTCGATCTCAACAGCAAAAAGTGCTGCTTTAGAATCTCTACAGTCTCTGTTTGGCAACTCCTATCGAGAGCATGGCATGAATCCAGAATCAAGGCACTACTTATGTTACATGTTCTTCCTTTACTTGTTTCTTGCCCCAGAGCAGTTTACCGAAACATTGAGGGTGGCAGGTATTGAGGATGAGATGGTAGATCTTCACGACAACAATAAAATTCCTAAAGTTTTGGCTGACTGGTTAAGTTCAGACAAATGTTGTCCAAATATAACTCTCTATCAAGGTGCTATTCTTTTCAGTAGCTCAGTTTCCGACGAGCCCTGTAAGTTGAAATTTGCGCTTATTATGaggtttttgatgaaagcCAGGCCTACCACCATTTTTAGAATTTACGTGGTGGTAAGAGAGGAACTTCGAAGGATAGCAGCTCTCGATTTGACTTCAGACTGTGTCGCTGTATCATTTGACATCATAAGGCTGCTTGTCAAATACCCAGAATTCAATAACATGGAGAAATTTCACAGTGAGATAGTACAGACTATTAAACAAAGGGGACTTCAGGCTGTTACCAAAATTGATGAGTACGATCAAAGCTCTACTGACCTTTTCACCAAACTAGAGGCCAATGCCGACCTTATTTACAATTGGAAGAGGCTAATAACTATGATACTTTCGAGGATGACATGTTTTGTTTAA
- the BMT2 gene encoding 25S rRNA (adenine2142-N1)-methyltransferase (similar to Saccharomyces cerevisiae YBR141C; ancestral locus Anc_3.123), with the protein MLSRRKRSITGKKVASFTEVNIKPDKARKIIRRYHFLINKQKIICNKLGITADPVPPHLEGPADVEDPQEMEKMLLRVQDKGMSRDSLVRCLHYIANEVSKKGGLKDYQLASRVGQSQSRGGDSSKLLVKWLRELQLPQHDPPLTALEIGSLNCHNCISTCKIFKSVTRIDLNNSNDSRGIIRQDFMKRPLPSSDTDRFDLISCSLVLNFVPTPIERGQMLRRLQQFLKRRSLFFLVLPLPCITNSRYIDHLHLARMLEHLGYVQLRRHESSKLYYALYALQNQSVNNTPTSFRHKKVLRDGPGMNNFCILL; encoded by the coding sequence ATGTTATCGCGGCGGAAACGAAGCATTACGGGCAAGAAAGTGGCCAGTTTCACTGAGGTGAACATCAAGCCAGATAAAGCTCGGAAGATTATTCGAAGATACCATTTCTTAATCAACAAACAAAAGATAATATGCAACAAATTGGGGATCACCGCCGATCCAGTACCACCTCATCTCGAGGGACCAGCTGATGTAGAAGACCCACAAGAGATGGAGAAGATGTTGTTAAGAGTGCAGGATAAAGGTATGTCACGTGATTCATTGGTACGATGCCTTCACTATATCGCTAACGAGGTCTCTAAGAAAGGTGGTCTCAAAGACTACCAGTTGGCCAGTCGAGTGGGCCAGTCTCAAAGCCGCGGTGGCGACTCTTCAAAGCTGCTGGTCAAGTGGCTGCGGGAGTTACAACTACCGCAACACGATCCACCACTTACAGCGCTTGAAATTGGATCGTTGAACTGCCATAACTGCATATCGACCTGTAAGATCTTTAAATCAGTGACTAGAATCGATCTGAACAACAGTAACGACTCGCGTGGCATTATACGACAAGATTTCATGAAAAGACCGCTCCCATCCTCCGACACTGACCGTTTCGACCTCATATCCTGCTCATTGGTGCTCAATTTTGTCCCTACACCTATTGAAAGAGGTCAAATGCTACGCAGGCTCCAGCAATTTCTTAAACGTCGCAGTCTATTCTTTCTAGTGCTTCCACTACCTTGCATAACCAATTCACGCTATATTGATCACTTACATCTCGCTCGAATGCTCGAACATCTAGGATACGTCCAATTACGACGCCACGAATCCTCGAAGCTGTATTATGCACTTTATGCATTGCAAAATCAGTCCGTGAATAATACGCCGACCAGTTTTCGCCACAAGAAGGTCCTACGTGACGGGCCAGGGATGAATAACTTTTGTATACTACTATAA